A genome region from Methylohalobius crimeensis 10Ki includes the following:
- a CDS encoding oxidative damage protection protein — protein sequence MARKVKCVKLGIEAEGLDNLPFPGPEGQKIYDHISKQAWQEWLNVQTMLINEHRLTVFEPEAKAFLARERTKFLFGEGIDMPEGYQPPEAEQYRT from the coding sequence ATGGCACGCAAAGTTAAGTGCGTAAAACTTGGCATTGAAGCAGAAGGTTTGGACAATCTGCCGTTCCCCGGCCCGGAGGGGCAAAAAATTTACGACCACATCTCCAAACAAGCCTGGCAGGAATGGCTAAACGTCCAGACCATGCTCATCAACGAACATCGGCTGACCGTATTCGAGCCGGAAGCCAAAGCATTCCTCGCCCGGGAGCGGACCAAATTCCTTTTCGGCGAGGGCATCGACATGCCCGAAGGCTATCAACCCCCCGAAGCCGAGCAGTATCGAACTTGA
- a CDS encoding Mor transcription activator family protein, which yields MMEHLPLEHLPPKLQEIAEYCGKRLALLLLKHYGGGHLHIPKTISPGHHLAEVLGLEDSRRFCEIYGGEFFHVPRADEALRATRNAAIHEMRAAGASLFELARRFGLTERHISNILKSSNRNK from the coding sequence ATGATGGAGCACTTACCCTTGGAACACTTGCCGCCTAAGCTCCAGGAAATCGCCGAGTATTGCGGTAAGCGCCTCGCGCTCCTGCTGCTGAAGCATTACGGCGGGGGACACTTGCACATACCCAAGACCATCTCCCCGGGGCATCACCTGGCGGAGGTGCTGGGGCTGGAGGATTCGCGGCGGTTTTGCGAGATCTATGGCGGTGAGTTCTTTCATGTACCCCGGGCCGATGAGGCGCTTCGGGCGACCCGCAATGCAGCCATTCATGAAATGCGTGCCGCCGGCGCTTCCCTATTTGAGCTTGCCCGGCGCTTCGGCCTGACCGAGCGTCATATCAGCAATATTCTCAAATCTTCAAATCGAAATAAGTGA
- a CDS encoding phage virion morphogenesis protein, producing the protein MIHIEVDDHEVMDALNQLISQLDDLTPAMKDVSGELEKIATTAFEEQASPAGIPWPDLSDVTKEQRAESGHWPGDILKVTGDLASSIQSDYGPDFAVASTNAPHAATHQFGAKQGQFGRGTFKTREGSVPIPWGDIPPRPFLGLSDEGKEEILNIFTQFLDGAF; encoded by the coding sequence TTGATTCACATCGAAGTCGATGACCACGAAGTGATGGACGCGCTCAACCAGCTGATATCCCAGCTCGATGATTTAACCCCGGCGATGAAGGACGTTTCCGGAGAGCTGGAGAAAATCGCTACCACTGCATTCGAAGAACAAGCGTCCCCGGCGGGGATTCCATGGCCTGATCTATCCGATGTCACCAAGGAACAGCGCGCCGAATCCGGACACTGGCCCGGAGATATCCTAAAAGTCACGGGGGACCTCGCCAGCAGCATCCAATCCGACTACGGCCCCGATTTCGCCGTCGCCAGCACCAATGCACCTCATGCCGCCACGCATCAGTTCGGCGCCAAGCAAGGGCAATTCGGCCGCGGCACGTTCAAGACCCGAGAGGGGAGCGTCCCCATTCCTTGGGGAGATATTCCACCGAGACCGTTCTTAGGTCTTTCCGATGAAGGCAAGGAGGAAATCCTGAATATCTTTACCCAATTTTTGGACGGCGCCTTCTAA
- a CDS encoding peroxiredoxin, with the protein MSVLVGKKAPDFTVPAVLGDGQIVDEFNFSEATKGKYAVLVFYPLDFTFVCPTELIALDHRVEEFSKRNVEVISVSIDSQFTHNAWRNTPVEDGGIGPVKYTMAADVGHEVVRAYDVEAEGASVAFRGSFLIDKEGVVRHQVVNDLPLGRNMDELIRMVDALQFFEKHGEVCPANWKPGQEGMKPDPKGVAHFLEVHSKEL; encoded by the coding sequence ATGAGCGTATTAGTAGGCAAAAAAGCACCCGACTTTACCGTGCCGGCCGTGTTGGGAGACGGCCAAATTGTCGATGAGTTCAATTTCTCCGAAGCCACTAAAGGCAAATACGCCGTTTTGGTGTTTTACCCGCTCGATTTCACCTTCGTCTGCCCGACCGAGTTGATCGCTCTGGATCATCGGGTGGAAGAATTTTCCAAGCGGAACGTTGAGGTGATCAGCGTATCGATCGATTCTCAGTTCACCCACAACGCTTGGCGCAACACCCCCGTCGAAGACGGCGGCATCGGTCCGGTCAAGTACACTATGGCGGCGGACGTGGGCCATGAAGTGGTCCGCGCCTACGACGTGGAAGCCGAAGGCGCTTCCGTGGCCTTCCGCGGCAGCTTCCTGATCGACAAGGAAGGGGTCGTCCGCCATCAGGTGGTCAACGATCTACCCCTGGGCCGCAACATGGACGAATTGATCCGGATGGTGGATGCGCTCCAGTTCTTTGAAAAGCACGGGGAAGTGTGTCCGGCCAATTGGAAACCGGGTCAAGAAGGCATGAAGCCCGATCCGAAGGGCGTCGCCCACTTCCTGGAAGTCCACTCGAAGGAACTGTAA
- a CDS encoding AsmA family protein, whose translation MKYLLLTILAILIFLAAGLVAVVVLVDPNQYKDQIAAAVEKNTGRNLQIPGDLSLSVFPWIGVKTGEVTLGNAAGFGPEPFAEVQKAEIKVKLLPLLRKKVEIKHLVLEKLQLNLAKKADGRTNWEDLTAARAPAKIEPETAPKAPTPVPPLLIGGVTLDDSSVTWQDRQAGRTVQVQHLNARLDQFRFGDPTDFRLGFVLQLDEPSLKETVSLKTTVLADEQLQRFELHDLHLQSHSEGEPVPSGRLEAMLDGSLKLDLAAQTLTATDIQLQAADAELTGTLEGEQILDAPKLRGNFRLEAALPKVLTALGVALPQPANAEAPGKTRLDFNLKADTDHLALTDLRGNLDDTQLNGELAVASFAQPKINLQLTADNLDLDRYLPAESASAPTKEAPAEKTPEQPLPFAALAGLNVDGRIQIGQLKVKGLQMQGVTLTALGKNRVMTLTPTIDKFYQGNYQGQVRFDGRAQVPQVSLSSSMKNVQIEPLLQDMTGKAQLSGTAFLDLNLAGRGSKVSDIQKTLDGKVAFQTENGSLNNVQILRLIKHGEAWWKGKEAPAETQIEKLQFVGLDFRGTVQNGVMNTDRFLIDSRKLRIQGSGTVDLVQEQLDYSVRVDRLKHEEGETGEEIATAKSLPIIIKISGPLAEPKYGLDVVQMAQEKYRSKIQEKKGKIEKKVTEELEKKLGEGAGEMLKGLFR comes from the coding sequence TTGAAATACCTTCTCTTAACCATCCTGGCCATACTTATCTTTCTCGCCGCGGGACTGGTCGCGGTGGTGGTGCTGGTCGATCCCAATCAATACAAAGATCAAATCGCCGCTGCGGTGGAAAAGAACACCGGACGCAATCTTCAAATCCCAGGAGATTTGTCCCTGTCGGTATTTCCCTGGATAGGCGTTAAAACCGGAGAAGTCACGCTGGGCAACGCGGCCGGCTTCGGTCCCGAACCGTTCGCCGAGGTCCAGAAGGCGGAAATCAAGGTCAAGCTGTTGCCTCTGTTGCGCAAAAAAGTGGAAATCAAGCACCTGGTGTTGGAAAAGCTGCAGCTGAACTTGGCCAAAAAGGCCGACGGACGAACCAACTGGGAGGACTTGACCGCCGCCCGAGCACCGGCAAAAATCGAACCCGAAACGGCACCCAAGGCGCCCACTCCCGTTCCTCCCTTGCTGATCGGCGGTGTCACCCTGGACGACAGCTCCGTTACCTGGCAAGACAGGCAAGCCGGTCGAACGGTCCAAGTTCAACACCTGAACGCGCGCCTGGACCAGTTTCGCTTCGGCGATCCCACCGATTTCCGGTTGGGCTTCGTGCTGCAGTTGGACGAACCCTCCCTGAAAGAAACAGTCTCTCTGAAAACGACCGTCTTGGCCGACGAGCAACTGCAACGATTCGAGCTCCACGACCTGCACCTCCAATCCCACAGCGAAGGCGAACCCGTCCCGTCGGGCCGGCTGGAAGCGATGCTCGACGGCTCGCTGAAGCTGGATCTGGCGGCCCAGACACTGACCGCCACCGACATCCAACTCCAAGCCGCCGATGCCGAATTGACGGGGACCCTGGAAGGCGAACAAATCCTGGATGCTCCCAAGCTCCGGGGAAACTTCCGGCTTGAGGCGGCGCTCCCCAAGGTTTTGACCGCGCTGGGCGTGGCACTGCCGCAACCGGCCAACGCCGAGGCACCTGGCAAAACACGACTCGACTTCAATCTGAAGGCGGATACGGACCATCTGGCACTGACCGATCTCCGGGGAAATCTGGACGACACTCAACTTAACGGTGAACTCGCCGTCGCCTCGTTCGCCCAGCCCAAAATCAACCTGCAACTGACGGCCGACAACCTGGATCTGGATAGATATCTGCCCGCCGAGTCGGCGTCCGCGCCAACAAAGGAGGCGCCGGCCGAGAAAACCCCTGAACAGCCGCTCCCCTTCGCCGCGCTTGCGGGTTTGAATGTGGACGGACGGATTCAAATCGGCCAGCTCAAGGTCAAGGGATTGCAAATGCAGGGCGTGACCTTAACCGCCCTGGGCAAGAACCGGGTAATGACTTTGACCCCGACCATCGACAAATTTTACCAAGGAAACTATCAAGGACAGGTTCGCTTCGACGGGCGTGCCCAAGTCCCGCAAGTCTCTCTGAGTTCCTCGATGAAGAACGTCCAAATCGAGCCCTTGCTTCAGGATATGACCGGTAAGGCTCAGCTCAGCGGCACTGCCTTTTTGGATCTGAACCTCGCGGGCCGGGGCAGTAAAGTCTCGGACATCCAAAAAACCTTGGACGGCAAAGTGGCGTTTCAGACCGAAAACGGCAGTCTCAACAACGTCCAGATCCTGCGCTTGATCAAACACGGCGAAGCCTGGTGGAAGGGCAAGGAAGCGCCCGCCGAAACCCAGATCGAAAAGCTCCAATTCGTCGGCCTGGATTTTCGCGGCACCGTTCAAAACGGGGTCATGAATACCGACCGTTTCCTGATCGACAGCCGCAAGCTCCGAATCCAGGGCAGCGGCACCGTCGACCTGGTACAGGAGCAATTGGATTATTCCGTGCGAGTCGATCGCCTCAAACACGAAGAAGGCGAGACCGGCGAAGAAATCGCCACCGCCAAGAGCCTGCCCATCATCATCAAGATCAGCGGCCCCCTCGCCGAACCCAAATACGGCTTGGACGTCGTGCAAATGGCCCAGGAAAAATACAGATCCAAGATCCAAGAGAAGAAAGGCAAAATCGAGAAAAAAGTGACCGAGGAACTGGAAAAGAAGCTGGGAGAGGGCGCCGGCGAAATGCTCAAGGGGCTGTTTCGTTGA
- the mutY gene encoding A/G-specific adenine glycosylase, giving the protein MISPETFQSILLAWYDRSGRKDFPWQRPRSPYRVWVSEIMLQQTQVGTVVPYFQRFTAAFPTVEALARAELDQVLRHWAGLGYYARARNLHRAANQIVAEHDGDMPASQEALIQLPGIGRSTAGAILSLAYDRPAPILDGNVKRLWCRLHAIGNEESPSATERRLWGLSEKYLPRRRNADYTQALMDFGATLCTRTRPRCPDCPLQAHCLAYRTGRVTELPAPRPRRTKPVKSSYWLLLRDPSGRIYLQQRPPSGIWAGLWTPPHWDCPEGLKNHCHRLNLQPDRLQWLAERKHTFTHYTLRYTPALIDLEEALSLVHDRPSRWLMPTHASQLAMPTPVRRLLSDPVIT; this is encoded by the coding sequence TTGATTTCGCCCGAAACCTTTCAATCGATCCTCCTGGCGTGGTACGACCGGTCCGGGCGCAAGGACTTTCCCTGGCAACGGCCCAGATCGCCGTACCGCGTCTGGGTATCGGAAATCATGCTCCAGCAGACCCAGGTGGGAACCGTGGTGCCTTACTTCCAGCGCTTTACGGCGGCATTCCCCACCGTCGAGGCATTGGCCCGGGCCGAATTGGACCAGGTACTCCGACACTGGGCCGGGCTGGGTTACTACGCCCGCGCCCGCAATTTGCATCGGGCCGCGAACCAAATCGTCGCCGAGCATGACGGGGATATGCCCGCCTCTCAAGAGGCGCTGATCCAACTGCCGGGCATCGGACGCTCCACCGCCGGCGCCATCCTCAGCCTGGCCTACGACCGCCCCGCACCGATTCTGGACGGGAACGTCAAGCGACTGTGGTGCCGTCTGCACGCCATCGGCAACGAGGAGAGTCCGTCGGCAACCGAACGGCGCTTGTGGGGCTTGAGCGAAAAATATCTTCCTCGCCGGCGCAACGCCGACTACACCCAGGCACTGATGGATTTCGGGGCCACCCTCTGCACTCGAACCCGACCCCGGTGCCCGGACTGTCCCCTCCAGGCCCATTGCCTGGCCTACCGAACCGGCCGAGTGACCGAGCTTCCCGCCCCGCGTCCACGCCGGACCAAGCCGGTCAAATCAAGCTACTGGCTGCTGCTGCGCGACCCGAGCGGCCGGATCTATCTCCAGCAGCGCCCTCCCAGCGGCATTTGGGCGGGACTTTGGACGCCGCCTCATTGGGATTGTCCGGAAGGATTGAAAAATCATTGTCACCGCCTGAATCTTCAGCCCGACCGTCTTCAGTGGCTGGCGGAACGAAAACACACCTTCACTCACTACACCTTGCGCTACACGCCCGCCTTGATCGACCTGGAAGAAGCACTTTCCCTGGTTCACGACCGTCCATCCCGCTGGCTGATGCCCACCCATGCCTCGCAACTAGCCATGCCCACACCGGTACGACGATTATTGTCCGATCCCGTGATAACATAG